The following proteins are encoded in a genomic region of Phaeodactylum tricornutum CCAP 1055/1 chromosome 1, whole genome shotgun sequence:
- a CDS encoding predicted protein translates to MSVDIKDKKIIEVEWTAVRGLLKNALLAEEIPCSSIEMRPKEVFKKYEHSPIFDGIPYGDTFIRMLRMLRKKQANGDLANETKPKAIEWRKSAAKQVLKGHFREGKISPNYQDAQEVWTEHCKDTDAFKRMQCDDTFFRRLKTVRDDYLKKVERCQMDLEAFTIAKKNHPTPKKNSRGEPQWNGSIAQNLLKEAVKLGHHLEVTPRDLWIKKKEYQVYSLQTFRDHIYQEQRLLKFQHYVGSLKKKKLSELQY, encoded by the coding sequence ATGTCTGTTGATATTAAAGATAAGAAAATAATTGAAGTGGAATGGACAGCAGTGAGAGGGCTTCTCAAGAACGCCTTGTTAGCTGAAGAGATTCCgtgttcatcaatagaaATGCGACCAAAGGAAGTCTTCAAAAAGTATGAGCACAGTCCGATATTTGATGGCATCCCCTACGGTGACACATTTATTCGAATGCTACGAATGCTTCGCAAGAAACAAGCTAATGGAGATTTGGCAAACGAGACTAAACCCAAGGCAATAGAGTGGAGGAAATCAGCAGCCAAACAAGTCTTGAAGGGACACTTCCGCGAGGGGAAAATTTCACCAAACTATCAAGATGCTCAAGAAGTGTGGACAGAGCATTGCAAGGATACCGATGCCTTCAAACGGATGCAGTGTGATGATACATTTTTTCGGCGTCTTAAAACTGTGCGAGATGACTACTTGAAAAAAGTAGAAAGATGCCAAATGGACCTAGAAGCGTTCACTATTGCAAAAAAGAATCATCCAACACCCAAGAAAAATTCCCGTGGGGAGCCACAGTGGAACGGATCTATTGCTCAGAATCTTTTGAAGGAAGCGGTCAAATTAGGCCATCATTTAGAGGTGACACCACGAGATCTTTGGATTAAAAAGAAGGAATACCAAGTTTATTCGCTTCAAACCTTTCGTGATCACATCTATCAAGAACAGCGGCTTCTAAAATTCCAGCACTATGTTGGTTCATTGAAAAAAAAGAAGCTTAGTGAATTACAATACTAG
- a CDS encoding protein of f-actin capping protein (F-actin capping protein binds in a calcium-independent manner to the fast growing ends of actin filaments (barbed end) thereby blocking the exchange of subunits at these ends) encodes MSTNLDATEALLKRHQIPFRVLELAEEGEKPFLLCQSNKVGEKYRSPWTNNLYPGGEPDPTDSDEIRLFETKMNHVWDAYKNLYYGHDSIGSVYLFPTDKGSFQGFFGIQKKCSSGSWNSMHLVHVDTPEENMCNYRVESTIMMAIEPETNAKATTKFDISALLSKEVTKNAKVQPSMVGSSHIENIGQLIEAIEIDLRSAIERVHVPKTQEIM; translated from the coding sequence ATGTCGACCAATCTAGATGCTACCgaagctttgttgaagaGACACcaaattccttttcgagTATTAGAGTTGGCAGAAGAAGGCGAAAAGCCTTTCTTGCTCTGCCAATCTAACAAAGTTGGCGAGAAATATCGATCTCCTTGGACGAACAATCTTTATCCCGGAGGGGAGCCCGATCCCACTGACTCTGACGAAATTCGACTATTCGAGACCAAGATGAATCATGTATGGGACGCCTACAAGAATTTGTACTATGGACACGATTCAATAGGTAGCGTGTATCTCTTTCCGACTGACAAGGGCTCATTCCAGGGCTTCTTTGGGATACAGAAAAAGTGCAGTTCAGGATCCTGGAATAGCATGCACTTGGTCCATGTCGACACACCGGAAGAAAACATGTGCAACTACCGAGTTGAGTCTACTATCATGATGGCTATAGAACCCGAAACAAATGCAAAGGCCACAACTAAATTTGATATCAGCGCGCTTCTATCGAAAGAAGTGACAAAAAATGCGAAAGTACAGCCGTCAATGGTTGGTTCAAGTCACATCGAAAACATTGGTCAGCTCATCGAGGCCATCGAAATCGATTTGCGTTCAGCTATTGAACGTGTTCATGTGCCGAAAACCCAGGAGATTATG
- a CDS encoding predicted protein, with protein EMEVKKSRFIGYATHVDSWPDAQRVLQDIKNKHPKARHWCIGYQGGADPVNERSSDDGEPSGTAGAPIIAAIRAEALSDTLCVVVRYFGGIKLGTGGLIRAYGGAARLVLKDAPVIICLPRSSVTLTVDASYVGVIYDTIGKVGGAVIEEAYGADGSLTVTLTCETNQVDRFESGLKDATSGIVSFHCRS; from the coding sequence GAAATGGAAGTCAAGAAAAGTAGATTCATTGGGTACGCAACCCACGTGGACTCGTGGCCAGACGCTCAACGAGTACTCCAAGATATAAAAAACAAACATCCCAAGGCACGGCACTGGTGTATAGGCTACCAGGGTGGTGCCGATCCTGTGAACGAGCGATCCTCTGATGATGGCGAACCGTCCGGAACGGCCGGGGCTCCGATTATTGCGGCGATTCGGGCCGAGGCTTTGTCGGATACGCTCTGTGTCGTTGTACGATACTTTGGAGGTATAAAGTTGGGGACTGGTGGCCTGATCCGAGCATACGGCGGTGCAGCTCGGCTTGTTTTAAAGGATGCTCCAGTCATTATATGTCTCCCAAGATCCTCCGTGACCCTTACAGTGGATGCTTCCTACGTCGGGGTTATATACGATACGATTGGCAAGGTCGGTGGTGCTGTCATTGAAGAAGCGTATGGCGCAGATGGgagtttgactgtgacactTACATGCGAAACAAACCAAGTTGACAGATTTGAAAGTGGGTTGAAGGATGCTACGAGTGGAATCgtttctttccattgtcgATCGTAG
- a CDS encoding predicted protein, whose protein sequence is MDSIVHLAGENVATGSGPLGFLGIQAWSEEKKIAIMQSRLVPTRALAQAVASTSKPQLFLVASGIGVYGDNFIGDEREAVDETADISGSNGFLADVSRQWEAASENAKVGKNRVVNMRFGVVLSKKGGALGKLFPVFYLGGGGNVGSGKQNFSYISARDLARAIVFTLETPSLQGPVNFSAPNPCTNSEFTKALGKAMGRPTILPFPAFAVSLLFGEMGEEMLLGGVKALPGKLSQSGFEFQHPTIADALKSALEEDI, encoded by the coding sequence ATGGACTCCATTGTGCACCTTGCAGGCGAAAACGTAGCCACAGGTTCTGGGCCGCTTGGGTTCCTGGGTATTCAGGCCTGGAGCGAGGAGAAGAAGATTGCAATTATGCAGTCTAGACTAGTTCCCACAAGAGCCTTAGCCCAAGCTGTGGCATCAACGTCCAAACCCCAGTTGTTCTTGGTTGCATCCGGAATCGGAGTCTATGGAGACAATTTCATTGGAGACGAACGCGAGGCGGTTGACGAAACCGCCGATATTAGTGGCTCAAACGGCTTTTTGGCCGATGTTTCTCGTCAGTGGGAGGCTGCAAGCGAAAACGCGAAGGTGGGAAAAAACCGTGTTGTGAATATGCGGTTTGGAGTTGTTCTATCCAAAAAGGGAGGAGCGCTTGGGAAGCTTTTTCCTGTTTTCTATCTTGGTGGCGGTGGCAATGTCGGCTCTGGTAAGCAGAACTTTAGCTACATATCTGCCCGAGATTTGGCACGTGCTATCGTGTTTACGTTGGAGACGCCCTCTTTGCAAGGCCCCGTCAATTTTTCTGCACCAAATCCTTGCACGAATTCCGAGTTCACCAAAGCACTCGGAAAAGCGATGGGCCGCCCAACTATTTTGCCTTTTCCGGCTTTTGCAGTTTCACTATTGTTTGGAGAAATGGGAGAAGAAATGCTTCTCGGTGGAGTCAAGGCCCTTCCTGGAAAATTGTCTCAGAGTGGTTTTGAGTTTCAACACCCAACAATTGCAGACGCTTTGAAAAGCGCGCTAGAAGAAGATATCTAG
- a CDS encoding fucoxanthin chlorophyll a/c protein (Somewhat divergent sequence, doesn't fit into 3 standard categories, but has homologs in Thalassiosira and Cylindrotheca.), with amino-acid sequence MKIASLFAIVGSAAAFAPASQIHRGSSSLSAWKDETVVGITAPVGFFDPLGLSKDKNDETMGYYRESELKHGRVAMAACLGWFITAGGTHPAFNSELSSDPLEAARQLPFVAWLQFILGCGAVEWLTEQIKKRPGYVPGDVLGASYWADNSDEGWVDYQNKELNNGRLAMLAIAGIYAQDILFNNYGDMLFKR; translated from the coding sequence ATGAAGATCGCTAGTCTTTTCGCTATCGTCGGCTCTGCCGCTGCCTTTGCACCGGCTTCCCAAATTCATCGTGGATCTTCGTCTCTTTCCGCCTGGAAGGACGAAACCGTCGTCGGAATAACCGCCCCTGTTGGGTTTTTTGATCCCCTCGGTCTGTCCAAAGACAAGAATGATGAAACAATGGGTTACTACCGTGAATCCGAATTGAAGCATGGTCGCGTTGCTATGGCTGCTTGTTTGGGATGGTTCATCACTGCTGGAGGTACCCATCCCGCCTTTAACAGTGAGCTTTCCAGTGATCCTCTTGAGGCTGCCCGGCAGCTTCCGTTCGTCGCTTGGTTGCAGTTCATCCTTGGCTGCGGTGCCGTAGAGTGGCTAACGGAACAGATTAAGAAGCGTCCCGGGTACGTCCCTGGTGATGTTCTCGGAGCATCGTACTGGGCTGACAACAGCGACGAAGGATGGGTGGACTACCAAAACAAGGAGCTGAACAACGGACGACTTGCTATGCTTGCCATCGCAGGAATCTACGCCCAGGACATTCTCTTCAACAACTACGGTGACATGCTTTTTAAGCGCTAG